A window from Bombus pascuorum chromosome 12, iyBomPasc1.1, whole genome shotgun sequence encodes these proteins:
- the LOC132912547 gene encoding beta-mannosidase, which translates to MKTIFQFIVILLLINSTLSLTLDGSWIGKITTNKHGHEIIFPATVPGGIYTDLSKAHIIPNNFNENNDVTNRWVGNQSVTYTRGFYVNNSLLNAPKVVLIFHGVDTFATIFLNAQKVGETSNMFVRYTFDVTKYLEKGENLLEVSFSSPVKVAEALHNKQVLKYVIPPICNPDSYNGECHVNYIRKMQASFSWDWGPAFPSMGIWKSVEIIPINEIYIMDVTTDIHKEGKFWNVIITLFFETTSQSNTTCHISSILNIDEQSNIHNTSNVNLQTDTKSTILLKVPTNLVHEWWPNGYGKQILYSLTVTAVTSTNVKQKTIRIGFRTVELVQKTLKQGLSFYFQINNIPIFAKGSNFIPASIFPELTTKTDTIKHLLTSAKEANMNMLRVWGGGLYESELFYNIADEYGIMIWQDFMFACGMYPTTKDFIESVKKEVIQNVQRLKNHPSIVLWAGNNENEAALYGNWYGTGTKQIYKTDYIKLYVDLIKKEVEQLDSTRPFVISSPSNGLYTEKYNYIGKDPYSKLFGDVHYYNYFNNGWDMNQYPRARFSSEYGFQSLPSIYTMLPVTRNITDLDIDSNFFKHRQHLPLGTVYLKNLISKNLKLPDTQDSLRRFENYIYLSQINQAVSVKIQTEFYRQSKSDLNEIGEGMTMGALYWQLNDVWQAPSWSSIDFDGRWKMLHYYAMEFFAPIIVTYYINNMQLLIYIVSDMTYSIKNATLEVNLYAWNSIKPVQSYVHPNIIIEPNTVTKIHNNLLEYSWILNSTTLNECQSNFSTKSNCITTLTLRDKTGIPIAPKNYIYPSNALKNIALPIANVSVKVNDNHLPGRYFNYPDIELELITNNIALFVWLEVGNVCGRFSENGFHMFENKKNVTFHACQFITPKVLRKSLKVTTLSGIY; encoded by the exons atgaaaacaatttttcaatttatagtCATTCTACTTTTGATTAACAGTACTTTGTCCCTAACCTTAGATGGTTCATGGATAG GTAAAATTACGACTAATAAACATGGACATg aaATCATATTTCCTGCAACTGTACCAGGAGGAATTTATACAGATTTGAGCAAGGCACATATTAtaccaaataattttaatgaaaataatgatgTAACTAATCGATGGGTTGGTAATCAATCAGTTACTTACACTAGAGGTTTTTATG TAAACAATAGCTTATTAAATGCACCTAAAGtagtattaattttccatGGTGTAGATACATTTGCTACAATCTTTTTAAATGCACAAAAAGTTGGAGAAACGTCAAATATGTTTGTAAGATATACATTTGATGTAACAAAATACTTAGAA aaaggagaaaatttattggaagtttctttttcttcccctGTTAAAGTAGCTGAGGCCTTACACAATAAACAAGTACTGAAGTATGTTATTCCTCCAATATGCAATCCAGATAGTTACAATGGAGAATGtcatgtaaattatataagaaaaatgcAAGCAAGTTTTTCTTGGGATTGGGGTCCAGCTTTTCCATCAATGGGTATTTG GAAAAGTGTAGAAATAATTCccataaatgaaatttatattatggaTGTTACAACAGATATTcataaagaaggaaaattttgGAATGTTATAATCacattattttttgaaactaCCTCACAAAGTAACACAACTTGTCATATCTCATCTATTCTTAATATTGATGAACAatcaaatattcataatacCAGCAATGTTAATTTACAAACAGACACAAAAAGTACTATACTTCTTAAAGTACCTACA aaCCTTGTACATGAATGGTGGCCGAATGGTTATGGCAAACAAATTCTTTACTCATTAACTGTAACTGCAGTTACTTCTACTAATGTTAAGCAGAAAACTATACGCATTGGTTTTAGAACAGTAGAACTTGTACAAAAGACTCTGAAACAAGGATTAAGcttttattttcagataaataatattccaatatttgCGAAGGGTAGTAATTTCATTCCAGCTAGTATTTTTCCTGAGTTAACTACTAAGACAGATACAATTAAACACTTATTAACATCTGCCAAGGAAGCAAACATGAATATGCTTAGAGTATGGGGTGGTGGACTTTATGAatctgaattattttataatatagcTGATGAATATGGAATCATGATTTGGCAAGATTTCATGTTTGCATGTGGAATGTATCCTACTACAAAAGACTTTATTGAATCAGTTAAGAAGGAAGTAATACAAAATGtacaaagattaaaaaatcatcCTAGTATTGTTCTCTGGGctggaaataatgaaaatgaagcAGCTCTATATGGAAATTGGTATGGAACTGGAactaaacaaatatataaaactgatTATATCAAACTTTATGTAgacttaattaaaaaagaagtagaACAACTTGATTCTACACGACCTTTTGTAATATCTAGTCCTAGTAATGGATTGTATacagagaaatataattatattggaAAAGATCCATATTCGAAGTTATTTGGAGAtg ttcATTATTacaactattttaataatggATGGGATATGAACCAATATCCTCGTGCAAGGTTTTCATCTGAATATGGGTTTCAATCGCTACCGTCAATTTATACTATGTTGCCGGTTACAAGAAATATTACTGATTTAGATATAGACAGCAACTTCTTTAAACATCGTCAACATTTACCATTAGGAACAGTATATTTGAAGAAtcttatttcaaaaaatttaaaattacctGACACTCAAGATAGTCTaagaagatttgaaaattatatatatttaagccAAATTAATCAGGCTGTTTCGGTAAAAATACAAACAGAATTTTATCGGCAATCTAAGTCGgatttaaacgaaataggAGAGGGAATGACAATGGGTGCTTTATATTGGCAATTAAATGATGTTTGGCAAGCTCCATCTTGGTCTTCCATAG attttgaTGGACGATGGAAAATGCTTCATTACTATGCTATGGAATTTTTTGCACCTATTATAGTTACATACTATATCAATAATATGCAACTTTTAATCTATATTGTCTCTGATATGacatattcaataaaaaatgcTACTTTAGAAGTGAATCTTTATGCATGGAATAGCATAAAACCTGTACAATCATATGTTCATcctaatataattatt gAACCAAATACAGTAactaaaattcataataatttactaGAATATTCATGGATTTTAAATTCTACAACACTTAATGAATGTCAATCTAACTTTAGTACTAAAAGTAATTGTATTACAACACTCACCTTGAGAGATAAAACTGGAATTCCAATAGCAccaaaaaattacatatatccGAGCAATGCTCTGAAGAACATTGCATTACCAATTGCAAATGTTTCT gTAAAAGTAAATGATAATCATTTACCtggaagatattttaattatccagATATTGAActtgaattaataacaaataatatagcaCTTTTTGTATGGCTAGAAGTTGGTAATGTTTGTGGTCGTTTCTCAGAAAATGGTTTCcatatgtttgaaaataagaaaaatgttactttCCATGCATGTCAATTTATCACACCAAAAGTGCTAAGAAAATCTTTGAAAGTTACTACACTTTCtggtatttattaa
- the LOC132912548 gene encoding transmembrane protein 245 isoform X2 — translation MDSTRSPMDNLFNMLSGFSAGHEKALKQGIYNAVALFFLCLVSAAGFGLYIILRPFVKPLIWALLCGSVLFPFKYSLTTMVQSWFEKTEASHTPLIINLIVLPVQIADKVSDSIGSFLLKRIKYIASVFLLAAIPLTIYHYIPTILSCLIWRICLIFSTIFGFFITTCNTFTIAFILIGYLSVLYIYWTPNNSIHFRYTSFVIWFMISLYISNILGAYQIIVFITLQILYLIGFIYEVIGIVENQELENKQMTFMEAICFALTNNLTINIQQDSFPSFSKSEKVENISKQSMDDKISEEDKETKVKKFSSKSMSLDATNRGIMKRLQPPSIPLRDRYLLRRLKTELRMSIDIESDKVDTDKYMYGALYACIGMLLWKHRWMIYILIIPLAFYIIKQLGSYFGVGKMIENQCNIIIQIIKTWCIERHQALLPVNVRGLYKIGIMVDEKLTKALKASVDSVVTIAVIFGLLIFITCTSIFITIQVYTEGMHLIHITGEVLNSSLMNNSDIDWLPEEWEDSVNSVLDNAYTYGRSAISDGVKGLVKDLDIAKAEQLEKKVLELWDRLYQAWMMSNESPDLIGPTVDVTAAYSVWESFKESFGKTPLQLFNMTNIQNFVKENIGICMSVLDSIWSIVKGNMSVILTIFTELFYIILMSGSAVLNFTLSMVVFFTTLFYLLSSSEKTYKPIELTTVFSPINCHRFAVALQEAVIGVFAATFKLASFFGMWTWFTHNLFQVKIIYLPSAFATILGAVPFLDAYFACIPATLELWFTQGSMTAILFFMFHFLPCNIVVTEFYKEIKGGGHPYLTGLSIVGGVFCLGVEGAIFGPLLLCCIMVAINLSRRYLHSPSEEVVPAYAQIKQ, via the exons ATGGATAGTACACGGTCGCCTATGGATAACCTCTTTAACATGCTGTCCGGCTTCAGTGCGGGTCATGAAAAAGCCTTAAAACAAGGCATTTATAATGCCGTGGCACTGTTCTTTTTGTGTCTAGTTTCAGCAGCGGGATTTggattgtatattatattgagACCTTTTGTAAAACCTCTAATTTGGGCTCTATTATGTGGCTCTGTTCTATTCCCTTTCAAATATTCGTTAACTACGATGGTACAGTCATGGTTTGAAAAAACGGAAGCGTCTCATACtcctttaataataaatttaatagtgCTGCCTGTACAAATAGCAGATAAAGTATCTGACAGTATAGgatcatttttattgaaacgCATTAAATACATTGCCAGTGTATTTTTATTGGCTGCGATACCTTTAACTATATATCATTACATACCTACTATATTAAGTTGCCTTATATGGAGAATATGTCTAATTTTTAGTACTATTTTTGGATTTTTTATAACAACATGCAACACGTTTACG ATTGCTTTTATACTTATTGGATATTTATCTGTGTTGTATATTTATTGGACACCGAATAATTCCATACATTTCCGTTATACCTCATTTGTTATATGGTTCATGATTAGTTTATATATCTCAAACATATTAGGTGCTTAtcaaattattgtatttataacaCTGCAGATATTATACTTGATAGGATTTATTTATGAGGTAATAGGCATTGTGGAAAACcaagaattagaaaataaacaaatgacATTCATGGAAGCTATATGCTTTGCATTAACAAATAACTtaactataaatatacaacaagattcatttccttcgttttctaAAAgtgaaaaagtagaaaatatcaGTAAACAGAGTATGGATGACAAGATAAGtgaagaagataaagaaacaaaagtaaaaaaattctcCAGCAAGTCAATGTCATTGGATGCAACTAATAGAGGTATAATGAAGCGATTGCAACCACCTAgtataccattacgtgatCGTTATTTGTTAAGAAGATTGAAAACAGAATTACGAATGTCTATAGATATAGAAAGTGATAAGGTTGATACTGACAAATACATGTATGGTGCATTATATGCTTGCATTGGTATGCTCCTTTGGAAACATAGGTGGatgatatacattttaattattcctttagccttttatattattaaacaactTGGGAGTTATTTTGGAGTAGGGAAGATGATTGAAAATCAATGCaacattattatacaaattataaaaacatggTGTATAGAAAGACATCAAGCTCTCTTACCAGTTAATGTTAGaggtttatataaaattggaaTCATGGTTgatgaaaaattaacaaaagcCTTGAAAGCTTCAGTTGATTCTGTAGTAACAATTGCTGTGATTTTTGGCctacttatatttattacttgtaCCTCTATTTTTATAACTATACAG GTTTATACAGAAGGTATGCATCTTATTCATATTACTGGAGAGGTACTCAATTCATCTCTAATGAATAATTCAGACATTGATTGGTTACCTGAAGAATGGGAAGATTCAGTTAATAGTGTGTTAGATAATGCTTACACATATGGACGAAGTGCTATTTCTGATGGA GTAAAAGGATTGGTAAAAGATTTAGATATTGCAAAGGCTGAACAGTTGGAAAAGAAAGTTTTAGAACTTTGGGATAGACTTTATCAAGCATGGATGATGTCTAATGAAAGTCCTGATTTAATTGGACCTACTGTAGATGTTACAGCAGCTTATTCAGTATGGGAAAGCTTCAAAGAAAGTTTTGGCAAAACACCTTTAC AACTGTTTAACATGACCAATATACAAaactttgtaaaagaaaatattgggATTTGTATGTCAGTGTTGGACTCCATTTGGAGCATAGTGAAGGGAAATATGTCTGtgatattaacaatttttacagaattattttatattatacttatgAGTGGATCAGCAGTACTTAATTTCACTCTCAGTATG gtGGTGTTTTTTACGACGCTTTTTTACCTCCTTAGTTCTAGTGAAAAAACATACAAACCTATTGAGTTAACTACAGTATTTAGTCCTATTAATTGTCACAG GTTTGCTGTAGCATTACAAGAAGCAGTAATTGGAGTATTTGCTGCAACATTTAAACTTGCTTCTTTCTTTGGCATGTGGACATGGTTTACACATAATTTGTtccaagtaaaaataatttatttaccatCAGCTTTTGCAACAATACTCGGTGCCGTGCCATTTTTGGATGCGTATTTTGCTTGCATCCCAGCTACTTTGGAACTCTGGTTTACTCAAGGATCTATGACTGCTATTCTGTTTTTcatgtttcattttcttccttgCAATATTGTTGTAACTGAATTCtacaaagaaattaaagg GGGTGGACATCCGTATCTAACAGGTCTTTCCATAGTAGGTGGTGTCTTTTGCTTAGGCGTAGAAGGTGCCATTTTTGGTCCCTTATTGCTATGTTGTATAATGGTAGCAATTAATCTAAGTCGTCGTTACCTGCATTCGCCATCAGAAGAAGTTGTACCCGCGTATGCACAAATTAAACAGTAA
- the LOC132912548 gene encoding transmembrane protein 245 isoform X1 has translation MDSTRSPMDNLFNMLSGFSAGHEKALKQGIYNAVALFFLCLVSAAGFGLYIILRPFVKPLIWALLCGSVLFPFKYSLTTMVQSWFEKTEASHTPLIINLIVLPVQIADKVSDSIGSFLLKRIKYIASVFLLAAIPLTIYHYIPTILSCLIWRICLIFSTIFGFFITTCNTFTIAFILIGYLSVLYIYWTPNNSIHFRYTSFVIWFMISLYISNILGAYQIIVFITLQILYLIGFIYEVIGIVENQELENKQMTFMEAICFALTNNLTINIQQDSFPSFSKSEKVENISKQSMDDKISEEDKETKVKKFSSKSMSLDATNRGIMKRLQPPSIPLRDRYLLRRLKTELRMSIDIESDKVDTDKYMYGALYACIGMLLWKHRWMIYILIIPLAFYIIKQLGSYFGVGKMIENQCNIIIQIIKTWCIERHQALLPVNVRGLYKIGIMVDEKLTKALKASVDSVVTIAVIFGLLIFITCTSIFITIQVYTEGMHLIHITGEVLNSSLMNNSDIDWLPEEWEDSVNSVLDNAYTYGRSAISDGVKGLVKDLDIAKAEQLEKKVLELWDRLYQAWMMSNESPDLIGPTVDVTAAYSVWESFKESFGKTPLQLFNMTNIQNFVKENIGICMSVLDSIWSIVKGNMSVILTIFTELFYIILMSGSAVLNFTLSMVVFFTTLFYLLSSSEKTYKPIELTTVFSPINCHSTLHVEGFAVALQEAVIGVFAATFKLASFFGMWTWFTHNLFQVKIIYLPSAFATILGAVPFLDAYFACIPATLELWFTQGSMTAILFFMFHFLPCNIVVTEFYKEIKGGGHPYLTGLSIVGGVFCLGVEGAIFGPLLLCCIMVAINLSRRYLHSPSEEVVPAYAQIKQ, from the exons ATGGATAGTACACGGTCGCCTATGGATAACCTCTTTAACATGCTGTCCGGCTTCAGTGCGGGTCATGAAAAAGCCTTAAAACAAGGCATTTATAATGCCGTGGCACTGTTCTTTTTGTGTCTAGTTTCAGCAGCGGGATTTggattgtatattatattgagACCTTTTGTAAAACCTCTAATTTGGGCTCTATTATGTGGCTCTGTTCTATTCCCTTTCAAATATTCGTTAACTACGATGGTACAGTCATGGTTTGAAAAAACGGAAGCGTCTCATACtcctttaataataaatttaatagtgCTGCCTGTACAAATAGCAGATAAAGTATCTGACAGTATAGgatcatttttattgaaacgCATTAAATACATTGCCAGTGTATTTTTATTGGCTGCGATACCTTTAACTATATATCATTACATACCTACTATATTAAGTTGCCTTATATGGAGAATATGTCTAATTTTTAGTACTATTTTTGGATTTTTTATAACAACATGCAACACGTTTACG ATTGCTTTTATACTTATTGGATATTTATCTGTGTTGTATATTTATTGGACACCGAATAATTCCATACATTTCCGTTATACCTCATTTGTTATATGGTTCATGATTAGTTTATATATCTCAAACATATTAGGTGCTTAtcaaattattgtatttataacaCTGCAGATATTATACTTGATAGGATTTATTTATGAGGTAATAGGCATTGTGGAAAACcaagaattagaaaataaacaaatgacATTCATGGAAGCTATATGCTTTGCATTAACAAATAACTtaactataaatatacaacaagattcatttccttcgttttctaAAAgtgaaaaagtagaaaatatcaGTAAACAGAGTATGGATGACAAGATAAGtgaagaagataaagaaacaaaagtaaaaaaattctcCAGCAAGTCAATGTCATTGGATGCAACTAATAGAGGTATAATGAAGCGATTGCAACCACCTAgtataccattacgtgatCGTTATTTGTTAAGAAGATTGAAAACAGAATTACGAATGTCTATAGATATAGAAAGTGATAAGGTTGATACTGACAAATACATGTATGGTGCATTATATGCTTGCATTGGTATGCTCCTTTGGAAACATAGGTGGatgatatacattttaattattcctttagccttttatattattaaacaactTGGGAGTTATTTTGGAGTAGGGAAGATGATTGAAAATCAATGCaacattattatacaaattataaaaacatggTGTATAGAAAGACATCAAGCTCTCTTACCAGTTAATGTTAGaggtttatataaaattggaaTCATGGTTgatgaaaaattaacaaaagcCTTGAAAGCTTCAGTTGATTCTGTAGTAACAATTGCTGTGATTTTTGGCctacttatatttattacttgtaCCTCTATTTTTATAACTATACAG GTTTATACAGAAGGTATGCATCTTATTCATATTACTGGAGAGGTACTCAATTCATCTCTAATGAATAATTCAGACATTGATTGGTTACCTGAAGAATGGGAAGATTCAGTTAATAGTGTGTTAGATAATGCTTACACATATGGACGAAGTGCTATTTCTGATGGA GTAAAAGGATTGGTAAAAGATTTAGATATTGCAAAGGCTGAACAGTTGGAAAAGAAAGTTTTAGAACTTTGGGATAGACTTTATCAAGCATGGATGATGTCTAATGAAAGTCCTGATTTAATTGGACCTACTGTAGATGTTACAGCAGCTTATTCAGTATGGGAAAGCTTCAAAGAAAGTTTTGGCAAAACACCTTTAC AACTGTTTAACATGACCAATATACAAaactttgtaaaagaaaatattgggATTTGTATGTCAGTGTTGGACTCCATTTGGAGCATAGTGAAGGGAAATATGTCTGtgatattaacaatttttacagaattattttatattatacttatgAGTGGATCAGCAGTACTTAATTTCACTCTCAGTATG gtGGTGTTTTTTACGACGCTTTTTTACCTCCTTAGTTCTAGTGAAAAAACATACAAACCTATTGAGTTAACTACAGTATTTAGTCCTATTAATTGTCACAG caCTCTCCATGTTGAGGG GTTTGCTGTAGCATTACAAGAAGCAGTAATTGGAGTATTTGCTGCAACATTTAAACTTGCTTCTTTCTTTGGCATGTGGACATGGTTTACACATAATTTGTtccaagtaaaaataatttatttaccatCAGCTTTTGCAACAATACTCGGTGCCGTGCCATTTTTGGATGCGTATTTTGCTTGCATCCCAGCTACTTTGGAACTCTGGTTTACTCAAGGATCTATGACTGCTATTCTGTTTTTcatgtttcattttcttccttgCAATATTGTTGTAACTGAATTCtacaaagaaattaaagg GGGTGGACATCCGTATCTAACAGGTCTTTCCATAGTAGGTGGTGTCTTTTGCTTAGGCGTAGAAGGTGCCATTTTTGGTCCCTTATTGCTATGTTGTATAATGGTAGCAATTAATCTAAGTCGTCGTTACCTGCATTCGCCATCAGAAGAAGTTGTACCCGCGTATGCACAAATTAAACAGTAA